In the Desulfuromonas sp. DDH964 genome, GCGCGGTCCTCGACGATTTCAGAAACGGCTGCCTGAAGCCGGTCTACGACTACATGAACAACCCGCCCCGGATCGAACTGGTCGGTACCGCCCGCCGGGATATCCTCAACCGCGAGCTCTACAACTACCGCGGCGTGCAGATGCTTGACCTGGTGCATGCCTCCCGCGGCTGCAAGTTCGACTGCTTTCCCTGCTGCACCGGCTTTCTCGGCGGCAAGAAGTTCCGGCCGCGGCCGGTTGAGATGGTGATCGCCGAGATGGAGGCGATCCAGAACAACCGCCTCTTCATCGTCGACAACTCACTTGCTCAGGATCGGCAGTGGTTGAAAGAGCTCTTTACCGCCATGGCGCCGCTGAAGAAGAAGTGGGTCTCCCACCCGATCCTCGACGATGACGAGATTCTGGGGCTTGCCGCCGATGCCGGCGCCTGGTACGTCTACCAGGCGGTCTTCGATACCTCGGACGTAATCCGCAACCGGATCCGGCGGCTCAAGGAGCATGGCATCGGCATCGAAGGGACGATCATCCTCGGTACCGACGACCAGAGCGAGGATGACATCAAGCGGCTTGTCGACTTCCTGCTCGAAGTGGAGCTCGACGTCGCCGAGTTCACCATCCTCACCCCGTTTCCCCATTCGCCGATCCGCGCCCAGCTTGAACGGGAGGGACGCATCCTCTCCAACAACTGGCACGACTACAGCGCCGACAAGGTGGTCTTCCAGCCGGCGAAGATGACGCCGGAACGGCTGCAGGAGCTCTATTACTACGCCTGGGATACCTTCTATGCCAATGGCGGCCATGCCCTGAAGATGGGCAAGCTCTTCAAGGACGTGATGCTGCGGGAAATGAACGACGGCACCTATCGCCGATACAATCCGAAAGTGGCCCGTTCCTTCAAGCGGGAGAAAGCGCTGGCATGAGCCGGATCTTCTGTCTCTCCAGTAACGTCACCACCGAACCCTATCCGGTCTATCCGCTCGGGATGGCGGTGATCGCCGGCGCCCTGAGCCGCAGTGGCCATGAGGTGCGCCAGTTCGACTTCCTCGTCTCCGGCTGCTCGGAGCAGGCCCTGCTCGACGCGGTCACTGAATTTGGCCCCGAATTCATCTGCCTGTCGCTGCGCAACATCGACAACGTCGACTCCTTCAGCGCCGAAAATGCCTGGTACGTCGGTCAGGCCCGGCGCCTGGTGGAGCTGTTACGGTCGGTGAGCCGGGCGCCGGTCATCGTCGGCGGACCCGGGTTCTCGATCCTTCCCGAGGAGATCCTCGCCTATCTCGGCGCCGATCACGGCGTTGTCGGCGAAGGGGAGGGGGCCGTCTGTTCCCTGGTCGCCGATCTTGCCGCCGGCAAAACCGCGCCGGCACTGCTGGCCGGGAGTCCCCCCCTGGCCGGGGGCGCCCAGGGGGGACCCCTTTTGTGCCGTGAACTGGTCGATTATTACGTTGAGCAGACCGGGATGGTCAACCTGCAGACCAAGCGCGGCTGCCCCCACGACTGTGTCTACTGCACCTATCCGAGCCTGGAGGGGAAACGCTTTCGCCCGCGCTCGGCCGGGGCGGTGGTCGATGACATCGAGCAGATCGGCCGCGATTTCGGGGTGAAAGGGTTCTTCTTCACTGACTCGGTCTTCAACGATGCCCGCGGCGAATACCTCGAACTCGCCGAGGAGATCCTGCGCCGCAACCTGGAGATCTCCTTCAGCGCCTTTTTCCGCCCCCAGGGGATCGGGCGCCGGGAGCTGGCCCTGCTCAAACGCGCCGGCCTGCATGCCGCCGAACTCGGCACCGATGCTGCCAGCGACACCACCCTCGCCGGCATCGACAAGGGCTTCACCTTTGCCGATGTCTTCGAGGTTAACCGGGCCTGTGTCGCCGAACGGATTCCGGCCGCCCATTTCATCATCTTCGGCGGTCCCGATGAAACGATGGCGACTGTCGCGGAAGGGTTGGATAATATCGCCAGCCTCGAACATTGCGCGGTCTTTGCCTTTTCCGGCATCCGCATCCTGCCGGGGACGCGCATGCTGGAGCGGGCCATCGCCGACGGCATTATCACTGCCGGCGCGCCGCTGTTGATGCCGGTCTACTATTTTTCGCCGCTGCTCGATCCCGAAGGGATGAACGCGGCGATTCTCAAGTCGTTCCAGGGGCGCCGGGACCGGATCTTCCCCCCTTCGGAGGGGCAGGTGCGGATGTCGGTTATGCGCCGCTTCGGCTTTCGCGGCCTGCTCTGGGATCGGCTGATCGCGTTTCCGCGGGAGGAGCTGGCCTGATGAGATCGCTTTCCGCCAAGAATGTCCTCCTCGTTCACCCCCTCGGCTACCGCGCCGAGGCCGCCGGCCGGGACATCTCCCGCCTCGCCAATATCATGCCGCCGCTCGGGCTGGCGAGCATCGCCTCCTACCTGGAACGGGACGGGGTCGAAGTCGGCATCATCGACTGCTACGCTCATCCCGACAGCCAGCAGGTGCTGCGCGAACTGCTGCGCTCGGAACGGCCGGCCCTGATCGGCTTCTCCTGCACCACCTCCAGCTTCCTCGACGGGGTGCGCCTGGCCCGGCTTGCCAAGAGTGAACTGCCCGGTATCCGCTGCGTCTTTGGCGGCGCCCACGTCTCGGCTCTCAAGGAGCAGGTCTTCCGCTACCCAGAGGTCGATTACGTTGTCGTGGGTGAAGGGGAGGAGACCCTTGCCGAGCTGGTGCGCGCCGGCGACGCCGATCTCGAGCAGATCGCCGGCCTGATCTACCGCCGCCGTGACGGCGAGGTGGTCTTCAACGGCTACCGGGAGCAGGGACTCGACCTCGACAGCCTGCCGTTCCCGGCCTACGAAAAGCTCGCCGGCTATCCGCAGGCCTATCAGCTGCCGATTTTCAACTACCCGAAAGCGCCGAACACCAGCTGCATCTCGAGCCGCGGCTGCCCTTACGCCTGCAGCTACTGCGACCGCTCGGTCTTTCGCCGTAGCTTTCGCTACAATTCGGCGGAATACCTCTACGCTCACCTGCGTTACCTGCGCGAGGCGTTCGGCATCCGCCACGTCAACTTCTACGACGACCAGTTCACCTTCAACCGGGAGCGGGTTGAGGCCTTCTGCTCCCTGCTCCACGACCGGCCGCTGGGGATGACCTTCAACTGCGCGGTGCGGGCGGAGCATATCGATCCGGAGCTGCTGCGGATGATGAAAGGGGCCGGCTGCTGGATGGCGAGCCTCGGCATCGAGACCGGCGACCCGGAGCTTCTCGCCCAGCACCGGCAGAACGCCAATCTCGACATGCTCGCCGACAAGATTCGCATGATCAAGAAGGCCGGCATCCGCACCAAAGGGCTCTTGATGATGGGGCTCCCCGGCGAGAGCGAGGAGAGTATCCGGCGCAGCATGGAGTACGTCTTCTCCCTGCCGATCGATGACTTCAACCTCGCCAAGTTCACCCCCTTCCCGGGCTCCCCCCTCTATGCGAAGATTCATGAGCTGGGGGAATTCGAGGAGGACTGGGAGAAGATGGACTGCATGCAGTTCCAGTTCGTCCCCCACGGCATGAGCAAGGAGCGCCTCGAACTTCTCTTTACCGAATTCTACAAGCGCCATTTCCAGCGCCCCCGGGTGCTGCTCGGCTATGCCGCGATGCTCTGGAAGTCGCCCGATTCCTGGCGCCGGTTTGCACTTAACCTCGGTGATTTTCTGCGGTTTGCCCGCAGTAACCGACGCCTGGCGGCTGATCATGATGTTTGAGATGGAAAATCTGCTGATCGTCATTCCCCTCTACAACCACGGCGGCACGGTGCGTGCCGTGGCCGAAGCCTGCCTGGCGGTCCACCCCCAGGTGCTGGTGGTTGATGACGGCAGCAGCGACGGCGGGGCGGAAAAACTGGCCGGCCTGCCGCTGGAGCTGGTGCGCCACGAGCGCAACCTCGGCAAGGGGGCGGCGATCCTGACCGCCGCCAGCTTCGCTGCCGGGCGGGGCTTGACCCATATTGCCACCATTGACGCCGACGGCCAGCACGACCCGGCCGACCTGCCGCGGCTCTGGCAGGCGGCTCTCGCCGAACCGCTCGCCCTGATCGTCGGCTGCCGCGATTTCACGGCCGCCAACGTCCCGGGTTCGAGCCGTTTCGGCCGCAACTTTTCCAACTTCTGGCTGCGGTTGCAGACCGGGGTCGTTCTTCCTGATACCCAGAGCGGTTTTCGGATCTACCCGCTGGCGCTCCTGACCGGGCTCACCTTCTGGTGCCGGCGCTACAACTTCGAGATCGAGGTGCTGGTGCGCGCGGCCTGGGCCGGGGTGGCGCTGCGCAGCGTGGCGATTTCGGTCTACTACCCGCCGGGAGCGGAACGGATTTCGCATTTCCGGGGTTTTCTCGACAACTGGCGACTGACGCTGCTGAATACGCACCTGACGCTGCGCTCCATCGTTCCCTGGCCCCATCCGCGCCTGGTGACGGCCGAGCCCGAGGAGAAGGTCAGCCTGCTGCGACCGCTGCAGTCGCTGCGTCGCCTCCTCTCGGAGAACAGTTCACCGGCCCGGCTCGGCGCCGCCGGCGGACTCGGCGTTGCGGTCGGCGCCACGCCGCTGTTTGGCGCCCACACCATCACCATCCTGTTTGTGGCCGGGTTCTTCCGTCTCAACAAGGTGGCGGCCGTGGCGGCCAGCAACCTCTGCATGCCGCCGCTGGTGCCGGCCCTCTGTATCGAACTGGGGCATTACCTGCGCCATGGCGAGTGGCTGACCGAATTCTCGCTGCAGACCCTCGGTTACCAGGGGCTGCAACGGCTTTGGGAGTGGCTGCTCGGTTCGCTGCTGCTCGGTCCCCTCCTCGGGGGGGTGAGCGCCGTTGTCATCTACCTGGCCGCGCTGCTGCTACAGAGGGATGCCCATGCCGCCGGCTGAGGTTGATCGTTCGGCAAACGGCTGGAGCAGCCGCAGCGTCGGCAGCAACTGGCAGCACCGCTTCTTCTATCTGCTGATCCGCCTCGGCGGCCGGCCGGTCGCCTACGGTTTTCTGCGGCTGGTGATCCTCTACTACACTCTGTTGCGCGCGGACCAGCGGCGCAAGGGGCTTTACTACCTGCGCCGGCGGTTTCCGGCGGCCCGGGGGCTGGAACTGTTGCGGCACAGCTATCGTCACAACCTTGCCCTGGGGCAGGTCCTGATCGATCGTGCCATCGTCGGCATCCTCGGACCCGGCGAGCTGCAGGTGAGCTTTCCCGCCGGCCCCCGGCTGAAGGAGATCTTGGGCGCAGGACGCGGGCTGATCCTGATGACCGCCCATGTTGGCTGCTGGCAAGTGGCGATGGCTGCCCTTGATGACCTCGAGACCCCGGTTCATCTGCTGATGAAGCGGGAACCGGGAGATGTCGACCGGCTCTACTTTGAACATGGTGGCGGCGAACGGCCGTTTCACCTTATCGACCCGGAAGGGGAATTCGGCGGCGCGTTGGAAATGATCGCGGTGCTGAAACGCGGGGAGGTCCTCTCCGTGATGGGGGATCGCCTGCTCGGCAGCGACCGCAACGGAGTTGCGGTTGACTTCCTCGGCGCCCCGGTCCTTTTCCCCTTCAGTGCCTACAAACTCGCTTCGGCGACTGGGGCCCCGATCGCGGTCCTGCTCAGTCGCAAGGTCGGGCCGGCGGCCTATGCCCTGGAGCTGGCACGGGAGATCAGCGTACCGCCCGGGCTCGGTCGCGGCGGCGAAGGGTTTCGCCCCTATGCCGCCGAACTGGCTGCCGGGCTCGAAGCCTTCGCCAGAGAGAACCCTTACCAGTTCTTCAACTTTTTTGACATGTGGTCCGCTCCGCAACCGGCAGCGGCCCCGAATTCTGCCGATACCCCTTGAGAGGAGTCTGCCCGATGGAGATCACTGAACAGCTGAAAAAGATCCTGGTGGAAGAACTGAACCTGGAGG is a window encoding:
- a CDS encoding B12-binding domain-containing radical SAM protein, giving the protein MKLKLIYPSWPKLDRQTEFHLPPHGPVVFAAALPADVEVEFTDENLEPIDFSSAADLVGISVMLSCQLPRAFEVARQFRDRGLTVIFGGIATMLHSEEVMQHADAVFLGEVEGRIGAVLDDFRNGCLKPVYDYMNNPPRIELVGTARRDILNRELYNYRGVQMLDLVHASRGCKFDCFPCCTGFLGGKKFRPRPVEMVIAEMEAIQNNRLFIVDNSLAQDRQWLKELFTAMAPLKKKWVSHPILDDDEILGLAADAGAWYVYQAVFDTSDVIRNRIRRLKEHGIGIEGTIILGTDDQSEDDIKRLVDFLLEVELDVAEFTILTPFPHSPIRAQLEREGRILSNNWHDYSADKVVFQPAKMTPERLQELYYYAWDTFYANGGHALKMGKLFKDVMLREMNDGTYRRYNPKVARSFKREKALA
- a CDS encoding lipid biosynthesis B12-binding/radical SAM protein — its product is MSRIFCLSSNVTTEPYPVYPLGMAVIAGALSRSGHEVRQFDFLVSGCSEQALLDAVTEFGPEFICLSLRNIDNVDSFSAENAWYVGQARRLVELLRSVSRAPVIVGGPGFSILPEEILAYLGADHGVVGEGEGAVCSLVADLAAGKTAPALLAGSPPLAGGAQGGPLLCRELVDYYVEQTGMVNLQTKRGCPHDCVYCTYPSLEGKRFRPRSAGAVVDDIEQIGRDFGVKGFFFTDSVFNDARGEYLELAEEILRRNLEISFSAFFRPQGIGRRELALLKRAGLHAAELGTDAASDTTLAGIDKGFTFADVFEVNRACVAERIPAAHFIIFGGPDETMATVAEGLDNIASLEHCAVFAFSGIRILPGTRMLERAIADGIITAGAPLLMPVYYFSPLLDPEGMNAAILKSFQGRRDRIFPPSEGQVRMSVMRRFGFRGLLWDRLIAFPREELA
- a CDS encoding B12-binding domain-containing radical SAM protein, which encodes MRSLSAKNVLLVHPLGYRAEAAGRDISRLANIMPPLGLASIASYLERDGVEVGIIDCYAHPDSQQVLRELLRSERPALIGFSCTTSSFLDGVRLARLAKSELPGIRCVFGGAHVSALKEQVFRYPEVDYVVVGEGEETLAELVRAGDADLEQIAGLIYRRRDGEVVFNGYREQGLDLDSLPFPAYEKLAGYPQAYQLPIFNYPKAPNTSCISSRGCPYACSYCDRSVFRRSFRYNSAEYLYAHLRYLREAFGIRHVNFYDDQFTFNRERVEAFCSLLHDRPLGMTFNCAVRAEHIDPELLRMMKGAGCWMASLGIETGDPELLAQHRQNANLDMLADKIRMIKKAGIRTKGLLMMGLPGESEESIRRSMEYVFSLPIDDFNLAKFTPFPGSPLYAKIHELGEFEEDWEKMDCMQFQFVPHGMSKERLELLFTEFYKRHFQRPRVLLGYAAMLWKSPDSWRRFALNLGDFLRFARSNRRLAADHDV
- a CDS encoding DUF2062 domain-containing protein is translated as MMFEMENLLIVIPLYNHGGTVRAVAEACLAVHPQVLVVDDGSSDGGAEKLAGLPLELVRHERNLGKGAAILTAASFAAGRGLTHIATIDADGQHDPADLPRLWQAALAEPLALIVGCRDFTAANVPGSSRFGRNFSNFWLRLQTGVVLPDTQSGFRIYPLALLTGLTFWCRRYNFEIEVLVRAAWAGVALRSVAISVYYPPGAERISHFRGFLDNWRLTLLNTHLTLRSIVPWPHPRLVTAEPEEKVSLLRPLQSLRRLLSENSSPARLGAAGGLGVAVGATPLFGAHTITILFVAGFFRLNKVAAVAASNLCMPPLVPALCIELGHYLRHGEWLTEFSLQTLGYQGLQRLWEWLLGSLLLGPLLGGVSAVVIYLAALLLQRDAHAAG
- a CDS encoding lysophospholipid acyltransferase family protein; protein product: MPPAEVDRSANGWSSRSVGSNWQHRFFYLLIRLGGRPVAYGFLRLVILYYTLLRADQRRKGLYYLRRRFPAARGLELLRHSYRHNLALGQVLIDRAIVGILGPGELQVSFPAGPRLKEILGAGRGLILMTAHVGCWQVAMAALDDLETPVHLLMKREPGDVDRLYFEHGGGERPFHLIDPEGEFGGALEMIAVLKRGEVLSVMGDRLLGSDRNGVAVDFLGAPVLFPFSAYKLASATGAPIAVLLSRKVGPAAYALELAREISVPPGLGRGGEGFRPYAAELAAGLEAFARENPYQFFNFFDMWSAPQPAAAPNSADTP